The DNA region GAAACCCCGCAAACAAACGCATACACAAACCATGCGTCGTGTAAAAAACACTGGTGCCAAAATGTTGCGATTATTGTCTAATAAAGACGATTAACTGCAGTTTTAAGCTTATTGTTTTTTGTTTAACTTTAGCCCTGCTTTTCAAAGTATTTCAATAGCACTTATTAGCTATTAACTAAATTAAGTCAAAATCTCCTGGCAAATAAAAACTATTTGCCAGGAGATTTTTTATTTTAAAAACAACTTTTCTAAATACAATTGAAAAATCTTAGTCTGGGAAATACTAAACAAGGCTAGAGCTGTCCAAATAAAGCCAAAGGCCCAAAAATGACTAACGGTAAAAGCTTCTTGATAAATAAATACACCAATTAGCAAAGAAATTGTTGGTGAAATATATTGCAAAAACCCCACAATATTCAAAGGTAACATTTTCGCCCCCTGGGAAAACAGTAGCAACGGTGTTGCTGTAACTACGCCACTAATTGTAAGTAGTCCTAAACTAAAATTATCCGCAACTTGCCAAGCAGAAATGCCTTGGCTATACAAATAGTAGATATAAGCTCCTGCTAGTGGCATGGCCACTAAAGTTTCTAAAGTAATACTAGTAACAACTGTGGTTTTTACTAGTTTTTTTAGCAACCCATACAGCCCAAAAGTCAAAGCTAAACTCAATGAAATCCAAGGAATAGTTCCTAATCTCCAAGCCATAATTGCCACACCACAACAGGCCAAAGCAAAAGAAATTTTCGTCCAAATACTTAGGCGCTCTTTAAAATAATATACCCCCAAAACAATACTCACCAAGGGATTAATATAGTAGCCTAAACTGGTTTCTACAATTCTACCGGAATTAACGGCGACAATAAATAGTAGCCAATTGATACTGATGATTATTCCCGCCGCCACCAGCAATAAACTTTGCCGTCGATTAGCCAAAATTGTTTTGCTTTCTTGATAAAAAGCCTGCCATTTGCCTAGACAAATAATTGCCACGAGCATAAAAATAAAGGCCCAAACAATTCGCTCCGCGAGAATTTCATAAGCACTAACATTGTTAAAACTCTTCCAATAAATCGGAAAAAATCCCCACAGCGCATAGGACGCAAGGGTAAACATTACCCCTTTTTTATATTCTATTTCTGCCTTATTCACCTTGCACCACCTTTGAAAAACTATTAGTTGTTAATATATCATATATAGGTTGTTTTCGTAAGTACTTTCCTAGCGTAAAGTAAGCCTGCTTTAGGAAAAAAACTACTTGTAGTATAATAGCTATTATTAGGTTTTGTGCAACACAACTGCTTAGCCCAACTCCAAAATTTTTTATTTGCTTCAAGCCCACAAATATAAAATACGCACTTCGTGTCTATAAAAGGATGGTGTTTAAATGAAATATCTAGTTTGGGATATTGATGGAACTCTAATTAAAACCGGTCGCGCCGGCTTACATGCCCTTAAGCAAACAATGCTGGATTTATATTCCATTGAAACAGATTTCGATTTTCCCGCTGGCGGTAGAACTGACCGGTTCATTACGTATGAACTATTAAAAAAAGTGGCAAATATTCCTCTAACAGAGCAAGAGCAGCATAGCCACAAAATTTTAAAATATTACGAAGAAATTTTACCAGCCTTTCTGCAGCAGTATCAAGGCGAGATAATGCCTAATGTGACGGCAATTTTGGATTTTATTGCTCCACAACAAAATACCTATACTTCCACTTTACTAACTGGCAATACTCTCAAAGGGGCTATCGCTAAAATGCACCGTTATGGTTTAAAACACTATTTCGATTTTTCCTTAGGCGTTTTTGGTGATAATAGCATCTGCCGCAATGAATTATCTCAACAATTTTTACAAAATCTGCAAAATCTGCAACCGCAAATCAATCCTAAAGATATCATTATTATTGGCGATACGCTCCATGATATCGAATGTGCCCAACATATCGGTGCTAAGTGTATTGCAGTAGCTACTGGTTCAGTAAATCTAGAAACTCTATCTCAAGCAAATCCTTGGCGCGCTTATGCCGAATTGCCCACTCCACTAGAATTTGTCAAGCTATTTCGAGCCTAAATCCAGCTCTTCATTAGTACTCTAAATGATAATTCAGCTATAAAAAATATGCTGTGATATGCAGAAGTTTTTCCGCACACCACAACATATCTTCTTAAACGATTTTATTTAACTAGGTTCATACCTAATTCAATTGCTTTTTCATTAAGAGCTTCTGTACCTTTAGGTACGCGCGCCAAAACTGCTTTTACTAAAGACTCTTTGCTAACCACGCCGGTTATTTTAACCAAGGCCCCTAGAGCGATAATATTGGCAAATAAAGCTTTACCCAAATCTTCTTTAGCCGTATGAGTAATTGGCAATTCATAAATTTTGCCAGCATGTGCTGGTAACTCTTGCACAAATAAACTGTCGGTAATTAGGATGCCTTCTGCTGGCAAATCCGTAGTATATTTTTTGCAAGCCTCTTGACTCATCGCCAACACTACATTCGGAGTTTCTACTTTAGGATAATATATAGCCTTATCCGATATTATTACCTCTGATTTGCTCGAACCGCCGCGTGCTTCTGGGCCGTAAGATTGTGATTGAATAGCTAGTTTCCCATCTAAAAGTGCTGCTTCGGCTAAAATTATGCCGCCTAAAATTAAACCTTGTCCGCCTGTACCTGATAGTCTTAGTTGTTGCATTATTTCTTACCTCCTTGAGCACTTTGAATAACTTTATCATATTCAGCCGTATACTCAGGAACGCCTTCAATTTTATGCAATACACCTATTGGGAATTTACCTTCGCGCTGTTCCGCACTTAGTTTTTCCCAAGCTGCTAGCATTACTCCTGCTTCTTTTTGCCACTGCATCATTTTCGGAGCGTCACCTTTTTTATTTTGACGCCCGAATGAAATCGGACAAGCTGTAATTGCTTCAATTAAGCTAAAACCATTGTGTTGAATACCTTGGGCGATAATATCCGACAACAATTGCGCATGATAGGTTGTCGCCCTAGCCACGAAAGTTGCACCTGCTGCTTTTGCTAGTTCCGAAATATCAAAGGAACGCTCAATGGTACCATAAGGCGCAGTTGTAGCCTTAGAATGTATCGGTGTTAAGGGTGAATATTGCCCACCAGTCATCCCATAAATATTATTGTTGAATAATACTACCGTTAAGTTAATATTTCTTCTAGCCGCATGAATAAAATGATTACCACCAATTGCTGTAGCATCACCATCACCAGTTACTACAATTACATTTAATTCTGGATTAGCTAATTTTACGCCTGTGGCAAAGGGTATTGCCCGACCATGCGCTGAGTGAATTGTATTAAAGTCCAAATAACCCGAAGCTCTACTTGAACAACCTATACCCGAAACTACAGCCGTATTATCTTTATCTAAGCCTACACGCTCTACAGCTTTGGCGATTGCACCGGTTACAATTCCGTTTCCACAACCGGGACACCAAATATGCGGCAAGCGTCCTGGACGAAAATATTTCTCAATTACTTGTTCCATATCCATTCCTTTTTTCCTCCTTTATGCTATGCCTTTGCAATTTTTATTATTTCTGCGAGCATTTCTTTTGGGGTAATGGCCTCGTTATTATATTTAGCTTGCAAGCTTACTGGACATTTACCCGCTACAGCTCTTTCAACTTCACGAACATATTGTCCATAATTCATTTCTGCAACTAGAATATGTTTTACTTTAGTTGCTAGTTCTTGCATTTGTTTTTCCGCAAACGGCCAAATAGTTATTGGTCTAAATAAACCCACTTTTATACCTTGAGCCCGCGCCATATCCACAGCTGCATAGGCTGTACGTGCTGTACCACCATAGGCCACAACCGCGATTTCTGCATCTTCCATTTGGTAGTTTTCATAAGTTACAATTTCATCTATATTATTATAAATTTTAGCATGTAAACGATCTAAGCAGTCTTTAGTTGCTTTATTAGAGCCATTTGGGAAACCAGTTTCATCATGCACTAACCCAGTTACGTGATAACGATAGCCTGTCCCAAAAGCAGCCATCGGCGGTACTAAATCGGCATCTGCTTTATAGGCTTTATATTCACTTGGTGGTACTGTTGGCGTTTTTCGCTGTGGTTTAGCAACTGTTGCATAATCAGCTGGTAATTCTATTTTCTCACGCATATGTCCGATTACTTCATCTAGCAATAAAATTACAGGCGTACGATATTTTTCTGATAATTCATAAGCCCGAATTGTTAAATCAAAACATTCTGGTACACTACCTGGGGTTAAGGCAATTATTGCATGATCACCATGCGTACCCCAACGCGCTTGCATTACATCGCCTTGCGCTGGTGAGGTTGGTTGTCCAGTGGATGGGCCTACGCGTTGCACGTTTACTATTACCATAGGTATTTCTGCTATGCAAGCATAACCGATTAATTCTTGTTTTAAAGAAAACCCAGGTCCGCTAGTTGCTGTCATTACTTTTTTACCTGCTAACGAAGCGCCTATTATAACACCAATTCCAGCTATTTCATCTTCCATTTGGATGAACTTACCGCCAGTCGCTGGTAATAACTTTGCTAATGATTCCGCTACTTCTGTGGAGGGAGTTATTGGATAGCCGCCAAAAAATTGTACCCCTGCCGCTATTGCTCCTTCTGCCACAGCATGATTGCCTTGCATAAGATGTACTACTTTAGACAAACTGCTCAACTCCTTTTTTATTTTTTTTCTACAAATATCGCATAATCTGGACATCGCATTTCACATTGCCGACAAGATATACAAGCTTCTGCATTTACTACTTCAATTTTCTCTAGCTCATTTACTGCTAGAACTTTTTTCGGACAAAACTCAGCACATATGCCGCAGCCCTTACACCTTGCTATTAGGATTTTTAAAGACATTCCTCTTTACCTCCCATATTTAAATATACAACCATTACATAACTTGATTATATACTGTATACATTTATTCGGCAATAGTAGTAAAAAATTTTTAACGAAAAATTATAATATATTTATAGTTTTAACTATTTTTCAAATTTTAAAAGTTACTATCTTTACATATTTTCGTTATTGTTTTTTTATTTTTTTTAAATTACCAGATTGGCAGAATTATCTACTTTTTCCCATCCTTTAGTTTGCTAACAACTAAATAACTATGCTATAATTTAGTCTAGAGAGGTATGAGTATGCAGAAGCAAAAAAAGAGAGAAACTAAACAACAATTAATTCTAGCTGTTGCTAAAAAACTATTTGCCACAAATGGTTATTTTGGTACAACTATCGATGAAATAGCCCACGAAGCAGATATCGGCAAAGGAACCGTCTATAATTATTTCCACAATAAAGAACAATTATTTTATACTATCTTTTCTCAAATAAATCAGCCCTTTGTGGCAGATTTAAAAACTTTACAAACAAGTAACCTTGACTGTGAAGAAAAAATTCGTCAAGTCATCTTAGCTTTTGCCCATTACTATTTAACTAACCAAGATATTTTAATTATCGTTATTGAAGAAATGAAGGCTCTTAGTTTTATGAAAAAAGATGCCCTAACGTCTAGAGAAATGCTCGTTAAAAAAACGCTTTGCCAATTAAATAAATTAAAAGAAGAAGATTACGGACGTTATTTACTGGAAGTACAAAACACCTTTGATGTCTTACAGGCAATTTTACAAGAGGCGCTTGATAAAAAGTTTCTGCGCAACTATCCTAGTGACTATCTAGCTTGTACTTTATTTAGTAAATTATTACTTTTGACTTTTATGGGCTTTATTACCGATGCGCAAGAAATGGCGCGGTGTGTAACTGAAAATTTCTTATATGGTTTAAAGCAATAACAATTATTTTTCCTCCTTTGTTTTTAAGTTCGGTTGGCAGACCTTTACTTATTTTAACAAAGGAGGATTTTTTGCTTCTTTTTCAAATATTGTGAAGTAAATATTAAAAAGCATTTTTGTGTAACTTTAAGCTTTCCTAAACCATGTGCATAGCACATGGTTTTCTTCACATACAAAAAGATAGCACCAACCACTACAATCTAGTTGGTGCTATCTGCCTTAGATAACCATTTTATTGATTAATTTTTAGTTGGAAATTCGCTTGTTTATCTTTATTCCAAGAATTACTATATTTCAGCTGGAT from Succinispira mobilis DSM 6222 includes:
- a CDS encoding 2-oxoacid:acceptor oxidoreductase family protein, which codes for MQQLRLSGTGGQGLILGGIILAEAALLDGKLAIQSQSYGPEARGGSSKSEVIISDKAIYYPKVETPNVVLAMSQEACKKYTTDLPAEGILITDSLFVQELPAHAGKIYELPITHTAKEDLGKALFANIIALGALVKITGVVSKESLVKAVLARVPKGTEALNEKAIELGMNLVK
- the rarD gene encoding EamA family transporter RarD is translated as MNKAEIEYKKGVMFTLASYALWGFFPIYWKSFNNVSAYEILAERIVWAFIFMLVAIICLGKWQAFYQESKTILANRRQSLLLVAAGIIISINWLLFIVAVNSGRIVETSLGYYINPLVSIVLGVYYFKERLSIWTKISFALACCGVAIMAWRLGTIPWISLSLALTFGLYGLLKKLVKTTVVTSITLETLVAMPLAGAYIYYLYSQGISAWQVADNFSLGLLTISGVVTATPLLLFSQGAKMLPLNIVGFLQYISPTISLLIGVFIYQEAFTVSHFWAFGFIWTALALFSISQTKIFQLYLEKLFLK
- a CDS encoding 4Fe-4S binding protein, with product MSLKILIARCKGCGICAEFCPKKVLAVNELEKIEVVNAEACISCRQCEMRCPDYAIFVEKK
- a CDS encoding thiamine pyrophosphate-dependent enzyme; translation: MEQVIEKYFRPGRLPHIWCPGCGNGIVTGAIAKAVERVGLDKDNTAVVSGIGCSSRASGYLDFNTIHSAHGRAIPFATGVKLANPELNVIVVTGDGDATAIGGNHFIHAARRNINLTVVLFNNNIYGMTGGQYSPLTPIHSKATTAPYGTIERSFDISELAKAAGATFVARATTYHAQLLSDIIAQGIQHNGFSLIEAITACPISFGRQNKKGDAPKMMQWQKEAGVMLAAWEKLSAEQREGKFPIGVLHKIEGVPEYTAEYDKVIQSAQGGKK
- a CDS encoding 2-oxoacid:acceptor oxidoreductase subunit alpha, with amino-acid sequence MSKVVHLMQGNHAVAEGAIAAGVQFFGGYPITPSTEVAESLAKLLPATGGKFIQMEDEIAGIGVIIGASLAGKKVMTATSGPGFSLKQELIGYACIAEIPMVIVNVQRVGPSTGQPTSPAQGDVMQARWGTHGDHAIIALTPGSVPECFDLTIRAYELSEKYRTPVILLLDEVIGHMREKIELPADYATVAKPQRKTPTVPPSEYKAYKADADLVPPMAAFGTGYRYHVTGLVHDETGFPNGSNKATKDCLDRLHAKIYNNIDEIVTYENYQMEDAEIAVVAYGGTARTAYAAVDMARAQGIKVGLFRPITIWPFAEKQMQELATKVKHILVAEMNYGQYVREVERAVAGKCPVSLQAKYNNEAITPKEMLAEIIKIAKA
- a CDS encoding TetR/AcrR family transcriptional regulator; the encoded protein is MQKQKKRETKQQLILAVAKKLFATNGYFGTTIDEIAHEADIGKGTVYNYFHNKEQLFYTIFSQINQPFVADLKTLQTSNLDCEEKIRQVILAFAHYYLTNQDILIIVIEEMKALSFMKKDALTSREMLVKKTLCQLNKLKEEDYGRYLLEVQNTFDVLQAILQEALDKKFLRNYPSDYLACTLFSKLLLLTFMGFITDAQEMARCVTENFLYGLKQ
- a CDS encoding HAD family hydrolase encodes the protein MKYLVWDIDGTLIKTGRAGLHALKQTMLDLYSIETDFDFPAGGRTDRFITYELLKKVANIPLTEQEQHSHKILKYYEEILPAFLQQYQGEIMPNVTAILDFIAPQQNTYTSTLLTGNTLKGAIAKMHRYGLKHYFDFSLGVFGDNSICRNELSQQFLQNLQNLQPQINPKDIIIIGDTLHDIECAQHIGAKCIAVATGSVNLETLSQANPWRAYAELPTPLEFVKLFRA